A region of Myxococcus stipitatus DSM 14675 DNA encodes the following proteins:
- a CDS encoding tetratricopeptide repeat protein: MNQLLRLLVVLAPLAAAAQQDSGGYNRALAAFNAGDFDTAAPLFFQASESGGDAQVRGKAEYFLAQSLAKEGLLVSAFISYAAIVNAGPSHPSYLKGVEGLVDMQQQLDEQNLIPSILNQAYSDEVRDQWVTLPKEVLARINYLVGTVSQRRMRFEEARTLLEAVPKDSRVYSKARYLLGVVLADPRFPGRPGEGDTLDKEALAAFNVALSGTEPQVELRATQHLALIGLGRLHYRRGEYAEASAAYEQVPRYSRYWDQALFENGFARFQNEDFGGSLGSLQALHAPQFAGAFQPESWILKATVYYYSCLYDEVKTTLAAFDALYGPMAKQLEPFAAENGDLVQAFNLVASENKGLPRPVYLWMRNNERIREVMRVLSRLDEEKQGLRAGPWRGTPLAKQTVAALEDVRGTLLQVGGTLARSRMREAVDNLRTFSDQAEIIRVQTALDEKDLLQAGVDQKALLTRQSLYRPKMPGPAWNYWKFQGEFWIDEIGYYQYTLKRGCPAKTPETQTH; this comes from the coding sequence ATGAACCAACTGCTTCGACTCCTTGTCGTCCTCGCGCCGCTGGCGGCGGCCGCGCAGCAGGACTCCGGTGGCTACAACCGCGCGTTGGCCGCCTTCAACGCGGGGGACTTCGACACCGCCGCGCCGCTCTTCTTCCAGGCCTCGGAGTCCGGCGGTGACGCGCAGGTGCGCGGCAAGGCCGAGTACTTCCTGGCCCAGTCGCTCGCGAAGGAGGGGCTGCTGGTGTCGGCCTTCATCTCCTACGCGGCCATCGTCAACGCCGGGCCCTCGCACCCCTCGTACCTCAAGGGCGTGGAGGGGCTGGTGGACATGCAGCAGCAGCTCGACGAGCAGAACCTCATCCCCAGCATCCTCAACCAGGCGTACTCGGACGAGGTGCGGGACCAGTGGGTGACGCTGCCCAAGGAGGTGCTGGCTCGCATCAACTACCTGGTGGGCACGGTGAGCCAGCGCCGCATGCGCTTCGAGGAGGCGCGGACGCTGCTGGAGGCGGTGCCGAAGGACAGCCGCGTCTACTCGAAGGCGCGCTACCTCTTGGGCGTGGTGCTGGCGGACCCTCGCTTCCCGGGGCGCCCGGGTGAGGGCGACACGCTGGACAAGGAGGCGCTGGCCGCCTTCAACGTCGCGCTGTCCGGGACGGAGCCGCAGGTGGAGCTTCGCGCGACGCAGCACCTGGCCCTCATCGGCCTGGGGCGGCTGCACTACCGGCGGGGCGAATACGCGGAGGCCTCCGCGGCGTACGAGCAGGTGCCTCGCTACTCGCGCTACTGGGACCAGGCCCTCTTCGAGAACGGCTTCGCGCGCTTCCAGAACGAGGACTTCGGCGGGAGCCTGGGCAGCCTCCAGGCGCTGCACGCGCCCCAGTTCGCGGGAGCCTTCCAGCCCGAGTCGTGGATCCTCAAGGCGACCGTCTATTACTACTCGTGCCTCTACGACGAGGTGAAGACGACGCTGGCGGCCTTCGACGCGCTGTATGGCCCCATGGCGAAGCAGCTGGAGCCCTTCGCCGCCGAGAACGGGGACCTGGTGCAGGCGTTCAACCTGGTCGCCTCGGAGAACAAGGGGCTGCCGCGTCCGGTGTACCTGTGGATGCGCAACAACGAGCGCATCCGCGAGGTGATGCGGGTGCTCTCGCGGCTGGACGAGGAGAAGCAGGGCCTGCGCGCCGGGCCCTGGCGCGGCACTCCGCTGGCGAAGCAGACGGTGGCCGCGCTGGAGGACGTGCGAGGCACCTTGCTCCAGGTGGGTGGAACGCTCGCGCGCAGCCGCATGCGCGAGGCGGTGGACAACCTGCGGACGTTCTCCGACCAGGCGGAGATCATCCGGGTGCAGACGGCGCTGGACGAGAAGGACTTGCTGCAGGCGGGAGTGGACCAGAAGGCATTGCTCACACGTCAGTCGCTCTATCGCCCCAAGATGCCGGGGCCTGCGTGGAACTACTGGAAGTTCCAGGGCGAGTTCTGGATCGACGAGATTGGTTACTACCAATACACGCTGAAGCGTGGTTGTCCGGCGAAGACACCGGAAACCCAGACGCATTGA
- the rplC gene encoding 50S ribosomal protein L3, whose translation MKGLIGKKIGMTQVFNDEGNLVPVTVIDVSTCQVVGKRTPEKDSYSAVTLGFGEIREKILNKCERGFFKKNNVPFRRHVKEFRVTVEESSSFNVGDAVKADLFSKGQLVDVTGVTKGRGFSGVMRRWSFKGSQTKTHGTHEYQRHPGAIGQRKTPGRTYPNKKMPGHYGVDQVTTQNLTVVEVDTEKGLVLVKGAVPGHNNGIVFLRPSIKVAMREQHKAAKRA comes from the coding sequence GTGAAGGGTCTGATTGGCAAGAAAATCGGGATGACCCAGGTGTTCAATGACGAGGGCAACCTCGTTCCCGTGACGGTCATCGACGTGAGCACCTGCCAGGTCGTGGGCAAGCGTACCCCGGAGAAGGATTCGTACTCCGCGGTCACCCTGGGCTTTGGTGAGATTCGCGAGAAGATTCTGAACAAGTGCGAGCGGGGGTTCTTCAAGAAGAACAACGTCCCGTTCCGCCGCCACGTGAAGGAGTTCCGCGTCACGGTGGAGGAGTCCAGCTCCTTCAATGTGGGCGACGCCGTCAAGGCGGACCTGTTCTCCAAGGGCCAGCTCGTGGATGTCACGGGTGTGACCAAGGGTCGCGGCTTCTCCGGCGTCATGCGCCGCTGGAGCTTCAAGGGTTCGCAGACGAAGACGCACGGTACGCACGAGTATCAGCGTCACCCGGGCGCCATCGGTCAGCGTAAGACGCCGGGCCGTACCTACCCGAACAAGAAGATGCCGGGTCACTACGGCGTGGATCAGGTCACCACGCAGAACCTGACCGTCGTCGAGGTGGACACGGAGAAGGGTCTCGTCCTGGTCAAGGGCGCGGTCCCCGGCCACAACAACGGCATCGTGTTCCTGCGCCCCAGCATCAAGGTCGCGATGCGCGAGCAGCACAAGGCCGCCAAGCGCGCCTGA
- a CDS encoding outer membrane beta-barrel domain-containing protein: MNARTLRVFAPLMVWLTAAGAAAQEADEAVLDNVVVRNRLYEPGGHLEVSLGVGLPLQTHLTAHYFFDAGLAYNVFNTLAVEARVGYAASRHTGLARSISESFLAREDKRVTDELEDLWQMNFHGVAGIRWAPIYGKLSLVSDLPAHFQAYVWAGGGMGSFKRNSVIQCSQVVNREQGVCDNRGELGDRDSASEDYWVRETRVAPMVSAAVGFRFFILNRHGLRLELRDWVFKDQYRVNLVREEWESGRVTGESARSPGLTHLVQFDLGYTFSF, encoded by the coding sequence ATGAACGCACGCACGCTTCGCGTTTTTGCTCCATTGATGGTGTGGCTGACGGCCGCGGGGGCTGCCGCGCAGGAGGCCGACGAGGCCGTCCTCGACAACGTCGTTGTCCGCAACCGGCTGTACGAGCCGGGCGGACATCTGGAAGTGTCGTTAGGGGTGGGGCTGCCGCTCCAGACGCACCTGACGGCGCACTACTTCTTCGACGCGGGGCTGGCCTACAACGTCTTCAACACGTTGGCCGTCGAGGCGCGGGTCGGCTACGCGGCCAGCCGTCACACGGGCCTGGCGCGCTCCATCTCCGAGAGCTTCCTGGCGCGCGAGGACAAGCGCGTCACCGACGAGCTGGAAGATCTCTGGCAGATGAACTTCCACGGCGTGGCGGGGATCCGCTGGGCGCCCATCTACGGGAAGCTCAGCCTGGTCTCTGATCTCCCCGCGCACTTCCAGGCCTACGTCTGGGCCGGCGGGGGCATGGGCAGCTTCAAGCGCAACTCCGTCATCCAGTGCTCGCAGGTGGTGAACCGCGAGCAGGGCGTCTGCGACAACCGCGGCGAGCTGGGAGACCGGGACTCCGCGTCGGAGGACTACTGGGTCCGGGAGACGCGCGTGGCGCCCATGGTGTCCGCGGCGGTGGGCTTCCGCTTCTTCATCCTCAACCGGCACGGCCTGCGGCTGGAGCTGCGCGACTGGGTGTTCAAGGACCAGTACCGGGTGAACCTGGTCCGCGAGGAGTGGGAGTCCGGCCGTGTGACGGGAGAGTCCGCGCGCAGCCCGGGGCTCACCCACCTGGTGCAGTTCGATCTTGGCTACACCTTCTCTTTCTAG
- a CDS encoding outer membrane beta-barrel domain-containing protein has product MRPILSLALLVATAAQSAPRFPEPGQVLAQLEGSPSVPAPGAETSVPPPPESPAPKPERPRAPMSRPAPVAPTEVPSVEPALAPMEDSAPVPEVVEMPGHAQEEAAPVTPDDAPLLASSDEAPRTTDARQQELVNGAPLYNPNVSLHIVQKKRFADESKHELALYPAVVQVNGKYTNHAGTALHYSYHLQENFAVQVTGQYNWHTNESDFNLELIDKVREQAQAASSLLLVWGAQAGVEVTPLYGKFAFLDDKLAQFSLVLSGGAGVGSTRHLIRPEVANEVEGRRYTVPARFGDTGTKFLGSVGGGFRLQFGESYALRLEVRDLIYTARVDKVDGCNLADFEKLEAARTSGQDFGTLQLSGSCKYQKFDGVDPKTKKNYREDIILGRDLVAEPSSDVLNNISFYAGFSFLF; this is encoded by the coding sequence ATGCGACCGATTCTGTCCCTCGCGCTGCTCGTCGCGACGGCGGCCCAGTCCGCCCCGCGCTTTCCTGAACCCGGGCAGGTGCTCGCCCAGCTGGAGGGCAGCCCGTCCGTGCCCGCGCCGGGCGCGGAGACCTCCGTGCCTCCGCCTCCCGAGAGCCCCGCGCCGAAGCCGGAGCGGCCTCGGGCGCCCATGTCGCGTCCCGCCCCGGTCGCACCCACGGAGGTGCCGTCGGTGGAGCCCGCGCTCGCGCCCATGGAGGACAGCGCGCCGGTGCCGGAGGTGGTGGAGATGCCGGGGCACGCGCAAGAGGAGGCCGCGCCGGTGACGCCCGATGACGCGCCGCTGCTGGCGTCCTCGGACGAGGCGCCTCGCACCACGGATGCGCGGCAGCAGGAGCTGGTGAACGGCGCGCCGCTCTACAACCCGAACGTGTCGCTGCACATCGTGCAGAAGAAGCGCTTCGCGGACGAGAGCAAGCACGAGCTGGCGCTGTACCCCGCCGTCGTCCAGGTGAACGGCAAGTACACCAACCACGCGGGCACGGCGCTGCACTACAGCTACCACCTGCAGGAGAACTTCGCGGTCCAGGTGACGGGCCAATACAACTGGCACACGAACGAGAGCGACTTCAACCTCGAGCTCATCGACAAGGTGCGCGAGCAGGCGCAAGCGGCCTCGTCGCTGCTCCTGGTGTGGGGCGCGCAGGCGGGCGTGGAGGTGACGCCGCTGTATGGGAAGTTCGCGTTCCTCGACGACAAGCTGGCGCAGTTCAGCCTGGTGCTGAGCGGGGGCGCGGGCGTGGGCTCCACGCGGCACCTCATCCGCCCCGAGGTCGCCAACGAAGTGGAGGGCCGTCGCTACACGGTGCCCGCGCGCTTCGGTGACACGGGGACCAAGTTCCTCGGCTCGGTGGGCGGCGGCTTCCGGCTCCAGTTCGGCGAGTCGTACGCGCTGCGCCTGGAGGTGAGGGACCTCATCTACACGGCCCGGGTGGACAAGGTGGATGGGTGCAACCTGGCGGACTTCGAGAAGCTGGAGGCCGCGCGCACCAGCGGTCAGGACTTCGGCACGCTGCAACTGAGTGGCAGCTGCAAGTACCAGAAGTTCGACGGCGTGGACCCCAAGACGAAGAAGAACTACCGCGAGGACATCATCCTGGGGAGGGACCTGGTGGCCGAGCCCTCCTCGGACGTCCTCAACAACATCAGCTTCTACGCCGGCTTCTCGTTCCTCTTCTGA